In Achromobacter pestifer, the DNA window GCAGCGTGGCCGTGCCGACCAGCAGCAGGTCGGGCGCCTTGTTCTGCTTCCAGGCGGCGATCATCCCGGCCGGCACCGCCACCAACGCGGCGAACAGCACCGCCACCAGCACCACGCGGCCGCTGATCAGAAAGCGGTCCCACACCAGCGGCAGCACCGGCTGGCCGGTATTGATGGACGAACCCAGATCCCCGTGCAGCATGTTGCCGAACCAGATGCCGAACTGGGTGAGCCAGGTCTGGTCCAGCCCCAGCCGCGCCCGCAGGTCGGCCAGCGCGGCCGGCGTCGCCAAGTCGCCCAGCAGCAGTTGGGCGGGGTCGCCCGGGATGAGCCGGATCATCACGAACACCGCCACCGCCACGATCAGCAGCGTCGGTATGGCCATGACGATACGGGATAGCGCAAAACGCAGCATGCCCCTCTCCTATTCCTAGTCGCGGCCCCGCGGATGCCCGCAAGCGCCGCGTCCGCTGGTCTCAGTTGTCTTCATGCCGCAGCTTGCGCAGGGCGGCGGCCAGGAAGTCCTGCACCTGGCCCACGCACTTCAAACCGTCATGCGGCACGTTTTCCACCACATCCAGCACCGCGTTCACGCCCTGGGCTTCGAACGAGCGGCGCAACGACTCCAGGCGCTCGGGGCGCGTGTTGCCGGCGGAGTTGGCGCCGGGCATGAAGAACTTGCCGCCTTCGCGGTGGGTGATTTCCCAGGTCTCCAGGTCGGCCTTGCCCACGATCATGTGCACCGCCACCTGCTTGAGCGCTTCAATGTCGATGGGTTTGCCGAAACGGGCCTGCGCGTCGCGCACGCCCACCCACCAATCCTGGCTGGGATCCAGCAGCGTGACCGAGCCCGGCGCGCCGATCGACACGGCCCACAGGCTTTCCGGATGCAGGTAGGCGAATCGATTCACGAACTGGCCGCCGCCGGAGTAGCCGAACAATCCGAAGCGCGAAAAATCGCAGCCGAACTTCTCGCCCACCTCCGCCACCATGTCCAGCAGGATCTCGTCATAGCGGATGTCGCCTTCGCGCAATTGCTTGAAGCCGTCGCGGTTGCCGTCGCCCAGCGGGCTGACGGGGAACAGCGGGCACAGCACGATGCAATCGTTCCAGCGGGCGAACTCCGCGAAGGCGTCGCGGTATTCCACAAAGGCGCGGCCGGTGCCGTGCATGATCACCACCAACTGCATCGGATGCCTGGCGCTGTCGATGTGCGGCGGCACAAAGGTGCAATAGGAAAAGCGCGGGTCGGAACGGGCGGCGAAGACGGTACTGTGGCCCAGGTCGTACATGGCCCGCGCGCGGGCGGCGTCGGGCTGGATGGCGGGTGCTGCGTTGGACTGCATGATTTCCTCGTTTCCATGGCCACGGGGGCCGATGGTCTGTGCCGGTGGTCGAAATAATGATCACATAAATTGGCGCCAATTTTAGGCGCACGTATTCCGGCGCAACAAGGCAGGGGATTCCCTAGGGACGTAAAAAAGGAGCGCCGCGGCGCTCCCCCCAGAATGGCGCGGGCGCGCCCCGCGCAGCGAGGGCGGCGCGCGTGCCGGCTTCAGCTTTTCTTGAACAGTCGCTTGATGAGGCTGACCGCCCCCAGCACCACGGCCCCGGCAACAATACCGAACAGGGCGTTGAGCAGCGTGGCCGTCAGCGCCTGCACCACCCCGCCCCCGCCCACCGCGGCCGCGGCCTGCTCGACCGCGGCCTGCACGCGCGGGATACCGTGAGTCAGGATGGCGCCGCCCACCATGAACATGGCGGCGGTGCCGACCACCGATAGCGTCTTCATCAGATAGGGCGCGGCGCCCACGATGCGCCGGCCCAGCCAGGACATCGCCTGAGACGACTTCTGGCTCAGGTAAAGGCCCAAGTCATCCAGTTTGACGATGCCGGCCACCAGGCCGTAGACGCCCACCGTCATCGCGATGGCGATGGCCGACAGCACCAGCACCTGACGGGTGAAATCCGCGCCCGCCACCGCCTCCAGGCTGATGACGATGATTTCCGCCGACAGGATGAAGTCCGTGCGCACCGCGCCTTTGATCTTGTCGCGCTCGAAGGCCACCATGTCCACCGAGCCGTCCTGCAGGGCCTGGGCGCGCGCGGCGTGGTTGCCTTCGTCCGAATCGCCATGCGGCAGGAATTTGTGCGCCAGTTTCTCGACCCCTTCGTAGCAGAGAAAGGCCCCGCCCACCATCAGCAGGGGCGTCACGGCCCAGGGCGCGAACACGCTGATCAGCAGCGCCGCCGGCACCAGGAGCAGCTTGTTGATGAAGGAGCCCTTGGCCACCGCCCAGACGACCGGCAGTTCCCGGTTTACCGGTACGCCTGAGACCTGCTGGGCGTTCAACGCCAGGTCGTCGCCCAGCACCCCGGCCGTTTTCTTGGCCGCGACCTTGGTCATCACGGACACGTCGTCCAATATGGTCGCGATATCGTCGAACAGTGCGAAGAAGCTGCTGCCAGCCATCAAGAATCCCCTGTGCCTCGAAAGGATTTTCGAGTGTACAGGCGGCCACCGCCGGCCAAGCACTGTGCGCCTGGCCGTTTTCACTTCTTTTCTGTCCGTAACCCCGATGGCGCGGCCGGGCATCCCGGCCTACCCTGGCGCCTGGACCCGTCTTCAGACCCAGGAGGCCACATGCTTGCCTTGCGACCCAGCTGCGAACACTGCGATGCGGCGCTGCCGCCAGACTCCACCGCCGCCCGGATATGCAGCTTTGAATGCACCTTCTGCGCCGCTTGCGCCGAGGGGCTGCTGGGCAATGTCTGCCCCAATTGCGGCGGCGGCTTCGCGCCCCGCCCCGTGCGCCCGGCCAGCGACCGCAAGGGCGGGAATTTCCTGGGCAAGTACCCGGCCAGCACCGAGCGCAAGCACCGTCCGGCCGACCTGGCCGCGCATGAGGCCCTGCGGCGCAGCCTGGACGGCATTCCGCCGGAACGCCGCTAGCTGCCGCGGCGCCCGAACGCGGGCACTAGCTGCGCGCGTGCGCGGCGGGGCTGGCCGCGTTCTCGAACAGGATGTTGTTTTCCAGGTGGATGTGCGCCATCAGGTCTTCCTTGAAGGTGCGCAGCCCCAGGTACAGCGCCCGCCACGTGTTGCAGGCGGCGCGCGGTAGCGTGATGTCGTGGGTCAGCGCCAGCAGTCGTTCCAGCGCCACGCCGTGGTCGTCGTGCTCGGCGCGCATGACCATGATGGGCATGCCGGCCATGGCGCCATGGCCGCGGGCCAACATCGGGAACAGCACCTGTTCCTCCTTCTGCATATGACTTTCCAGTTCCTGCTGCATCACGCGCAGGTGATCGGCCAGGCCGGTCGGGCAGTCCGGGCTGTCGGCGTGCACCTGTTCCACCTTCAGCGCCAGGCGGATCAGCTCGGGCAATTGCTGGCGATGCACCTCGTGGTAGCGCGCCAGGATGTGGTCGACCAGTTCGGCCGGCGAGGCCAGCCCCCAATCCGTTTCCTGGGACGGGCTGCGCGCCAGTTCGATCAGGCGCGCCTCGATCTGCGCCGCGTCCAGCGAGCGCTGGGCCGCCGCCTCGGCCAGGCTCTTCTTGCCGCCACAGCAAAAATCCAATTGGTACTCATGAAACACCTGCGTGGCGCCAGGGATGCTGCGGGCCAATTGCCCCAGGGATTGCTCAACCATGCTCATCGCGTCTCTCCATAGTTCGTGACGGGTACAGAAAGCAATGCGAAATCCGTGCCAGGAAAAACTTGCTATTTATCAATGAATTGCAAATTAAAGGGTGAATATCACCCTAGCCGATCGCGGTTCTATCCACCCTGGACGGTAAAATTCACCCCATGCAAAACCTCCTGCTCGCCGATCTGGTCGCCGATCTGCCCCCCGCCGTCCGCCTGCAGCGGCTGGTGTCCAGCCTGCGCACGCACTTCCGCTGCGGCGCGGTGGCGCTGCTGCAACTGGAGGAAGACCATCTGCGCCCCATCGCGGTGGACGGCCTGACCCAGGACGCCCTCGGCCGCCGCTTCGCCGTGCAGCAGCATCCGCGGCTGGCGGCCATCCTGGCGCGGCGCGGCGTCACCTGTTTTCACCACGACAGCACCCTGCCCGATCCCTATGACGGCCTGATCAACGGCATGGCCGGGGAACCGCTGCCAGTGCACGACTGCATGGGCACCAGCCTGCACATCGAGGGCCGCCCCTGGGGCGTGCTGACGCTGGACGCGCTGGAAGTCGGCACTTTCGACGCCGAGGCCCAGTCCGACCTGCGCGACTACATCGTGCTGCTGGAAGCCGCCTTGCGCACCACGCGCCTGGAAGCGGAAATCCGCGCGCTGCGCGTGGCGCGCGGCGCCGAACCGGCCGACAGCGCCGTCGCCGACAACAACGAAATCCTGGGACAAAGCGAAGCCATCGGCCGCCTGCTGCACGAGATCCAGGTGGTGGCGGACTCGGAGCTGCCCATCCTGCTGCTGGGCGAAACCGGCGTGGGCAAGGAACTGTTCGCGCATCGGGTGCACCGGCTCTCGCGCCGCCGCGACAAGCCGCTGGTGCACGTAAACTGCGCCGCCCTGCCCGAATCGCTGGCCGAAAGCGAATTGTTCGGCCACGCCAAGGGCGCCTTCTCGGGCGCCGTGGCCGACCGCCCCGGCCGCTTCGAGGCCGCCAACGGCGGCACGCTGTTCCTGGACGAGGTGGGCGAACTGCCGCTGCTGGTGCAGGCCAAGCTGCTGCGCACCCTGCAGAACGGCGAAATCCAGCGCCTGGGCGACGACCGCCCGCGCCGCGTCGACGTGCGCATCCTGGCCGCCACCAACCGCAGCCTGCGCGATCTGGTGCGCGCGGGCGATTTCCGCGCCGACCTCTATCACCGCCTGTCGGTCTACCCCATCCCCATTCCGCCGCTGCGCGACCGCGGCAACGACGTGCTGCTACTGGCCGGCCGCTACCTGGAACTGAACCGCGCGCGGCTGGGCCTGCGCAGCCTCCGGCTGTCGCCCGAGGCCGAGGACATGCTGCGCCGCTACCGCTGGCCCGGCAATGTGCGCGAACTGGAGCACGTCATCAGCCGCGCCGCGATCAAGGCCGTCAGCCACGGCGCCACGCGCAACGAAATCGTGACGCTCGGCGCCAAGCTGCTGGACCTGTCCGACGGCGACATGCCCGTGGCCTCCCCGCAGGACGACACCGACGAGCCCGCGGCCGCCGGCCCGGACCAGACGCTGCGCGTAGCGGTGGACGCCTGCCAGCGCCAGGCCATCCGCCGGGCGCTGCAAACGCATCAAGGCAACTGGGCCCATGCCGCGCGCGCGCTGGGCGTGGACGCCAGCAATCTGCACAAGCTGGCGCGACGCATCGGGCTCAAGAGCTGAGGCGCCGCGCGGGCGGTCGGCAGCCCCCGCGGTCCCGCCCATGCCAGGCCGCTATTCGATCTTGATGCCGGTGTCCTGTATCAGCTTGCCCCAACGCTGCGATTCGGCCTGCACGCGCTGTTGAAACTCCTCCGGCGTGCTGGACACGATGTTGAAGCCGCCCTGCTCCATGCTGTCTTTGACCTGCGGGGTCGCCAGCGTATCGCGCAGCGCCTGCTGCACACGCTTGCGCACCTCCGGCGGCAAGCCCGCCGGCGCCAGCATGCCGACCCAGGAATAGGCCTCGAAACCGGGCACCTGCGTGGCGATGGGCGGCACATCCGGCAGCGCGGGCGCGGGCTGCGCCGAGCCGATGGCCAGCGCGTTCAGGCGCCCGCCCTGCACGAAACCGACGATGGTCGGCAGGCTGGCGATCACCACGTCCACTTCGCCGCCCAGGACTGCGTTGAACATCGGCCCGCCCCCGCGGTAAGGCACGTGCGTCACCTTGATGTCCGTGCGCGCCGCCAGGGCGGCCAGGTTCAGGTGATTGGAGCCGCCCACGCCAGATGAGCCGTAGTTCACCTGTCCCGGATGCGCGCGCGCATAGTCCAGGAACTGCTGCAAGGTGGTGATGCCGGTCTTCTTGGCCGTCAACAGCACGGCGGGCATGGTGCCGATCAGGCTGATGTAGTCGAAGGACTTGATCGTGTCGTACGACAGGTTCTTGTACAGCGAGCCGTTGACCGCGTGCGAGTCGAAAGCCAGCATCAGCGTGTAGCCATCGGCTGGCGCGCGCGCCAGTTCGGCGGTGCCGATGGTGCCGGACGCGCCGCCCTTGTTGTCCACCACCACGGTCTGGCCCAGCTTCTGCGACAACACTGGCGCGATATTGCGCGCCACGTAGTCCACCGAACCGCCAGGCGGGAACGGCACGATCAGCCGCACCGGCCTGTCCGGATATCCCTGCCCCCATGCCGCGCCGGCGGCGGCGCAAAGCGCCGCCGCAGCGATGACGGAACGCCATCGTTGCTTCATCATGCCCAGTCTCCTTTGGTGGTGTGCGGGCCGCTATGCTGCGGCCCTTATCGATTCACATCGACGACGATGCGGCCGCGTATCCTGCCCTCCAGCAACGGCGCGGCGGCGGCCGCGATTTCGGACAGGCCCAGCTCCTGCGTGTTGGCCTCCAGCATGCCGCGCGGCAATTCATCGGCCAACCTGCGCCAAGCCTCCGCGCGCAGCGCCATGGGCGCATACACGCTGTCCACGCCGATCAGCGTCACGCCGCGCAGGATGAACGGGGCCACCGTGGCCGGCAGATCCATGCCCTGGGCGAGTCCGCAAGCCGCCACGGGCGCGCCGTACCGCATGCCGGCCAGCACGTTGGCCAGCGTGTGGCTGCCGACGCAATCGACCGCCGCGGCCCAAGCCTCTTTCTGCAGCGGCTTGCCCGGCGCCGACAACGCGGCGCGGTCCAGGATGCCGCTGGCGCCCAAGCCCCGCAGGTAGTCCGCTTCCTGCGGACGTCCGGTGCTCGCCGTGACGGTGTATCCCTTGCCCGCCAACAGCGCGATGGCGACCGTGCCGACGCCGCCATTGGCGCCAGTCACCAGCACCGGCCCGCCCTCGGGCGTGGCGTGGTGGCGTTCCAGCGCCATCACGCACAACATGGCCGTGTAGCCGGCCGTGCCGATGGCCATGGCCTGACGGGCGTCCAGGCCCGCCGGCAAGGGCAGCAGCCAGTCGGCAGGCACGCGCGCGGCTTGCGCCAATCCGCCCCAACGCGTCTCGCCCAGGCCCCAACCATTGAGCAGCACCGCGTCACCCGGCTTGAAGCGCGGATCGGCGCTGCGGCGCACGGTGCCGGCAAAATCGATGCCCGGCACCATGGGAAAACTGCGCACCACCGGCGACTTGCCGGTGATCGCCAGGGCGTCCTTGTAGTTCAGCGACGAATACGCCACCTCCACCAGCACCTCGCCCTCGGGCAGCTCGTCTTTCGCGACCTGCGCCAGGCGCGCCTGCGTGCCGCCGTCCTCGCCTCGCGTCAGCTTCAAGGCCTGATACGGCATTGCTTCCTCCCTGTGCATCGTTGTGCCGGCGGCCGTGGCTGGCGCCGCCCCCGCGAACCGCAAGGCCAGGCCGGCCGCGATACGCTCATTCATCATTTCGGTGGTGCCATCCGCAAAGCACAAGGCCTTGGCCGCCAGCAGCCGCCGCCCCATGCCTTGCGCCGGCAGCAATCCTCCCGCGCCCAGGGCCTGGATGCAGGCAGAGACGGCGTCCAGGCATTCCTCTCCGGCGTACTTCTTGGCCATGGCCGCGGCCGGCACCGCCTCGTCCGAGCCGGCATCGATCAGGCCCGCGGCGCGGTCCGTCAACATGCGCAGGATCTGCAGCCGCATCGACACGTCCGCCAGCGACCAGCGCAAACCCTGCTGTTCCATGATGGGACGGCCGAAAGCCTGGCGCGTCGACGCGTGGCGCACCGCCAGCCTCAGCGCGCTGTCCAGCAGGCCCGCCGCCATCGCCGCGATGTGCGTGCGCGCCTTGTTCACGCCGGCCAGCGCCATTTGGAAGCCCTGGCCCGGCGCATACAGCATGTCGCTGTCCTCGGCCCGATAGCCCTCCAGGCGGATGCCGGCGATACCGGCCGCGCCCAGCCCTTCCAGCGCCGCGCCCGTCAGACGCAGGCATTGCGGCGCGCGCAGGTCGACGATGAAACAGGCGATGCCGGCCGGCCCGCGCGCCGGATCGGTCTGCGCGAACACCAGCGCCAGTTCGCCGCCCGCGGCATTGGCCACCCAGGCCTTTTCACCGTCCAGGATCCACGCCCCGCCATCCTGCCGCCGCGCCCGCGTGACGATGGCGGCGAAATCGCTGCCCGCGCGCGGCTCCGACATGGCGGTGCCGCCGATCAGATCGCCCGCCAGCAGTCCTGGCAGGTAGCGCTGGCGGGCCGTGGCGCTGCCATGTTCGGCAATGCGCAAGGCCACGTTGTGCTGATTGATGAACGCGAAGGCGTAGGCGAAATCCGTCGCCGCCAGCGTCTCCGCCGCCCGGGCCCGCATGCGGAAGGACAGCCCCAGCCCGCCGTCGCGCGCCGGGATCTCGATGCCGCCATATCCCCGCCGGCATGCATCGCGGATCTGGGCGCCGGCCCAATCCTGCGCGCCGCTGCCGGCCGCGGCCAGCGGCGCCACCGCCTCCTGCGCGAACGACGCCAGGCCGCGCAACAGCGCGCGCTCGTTGTCGCTCAGGTCCGCGTCGCGATCGTCCGGTGCGGCGCTCATTGCAATACTCCCGCCGTCGCGGCGCCAGTACGGATCACGCCCGCCGCCTGCAAGGCGGCCAGGCTGGCGTCGTCATAGCCC includes these proteins:
- a CDS encoding DUF808 domain-containing protein, yielding MAGSSFFALFDDIATILDDVSVMTKVAAKKTAGVLGDDLALNAQQVSGVPVNRELPVVWAVAKGSFINKLLLVPAALLISVFAPWAVTPLLMVGGAFLCYEGVEKLAHKFLPHGDSDEGNHAARAQALQDGSVDMVAFERDKIKGAVRTDFILSAEIIVISLEAVAGADFTRQVLVLSAIAIAMTVGVYGLVAGIVKLDDLGLYLSQKSSQAMSWLGRRIVGAAPYLMKTLSVVGTAAMFMVGGAILTHGIPRVQAAVEQAAAAVGGGGVVQALTATLLNALFGIVAGAVVLGAVSLIKRLFKKS
- a CDS encoding alpha/beta hydrolase, whose product is MQSNAAPAIQPDAARARAMYDLGHSTVFAARSDPRFSYCTFVPPHIDSARHPMQLVVIMHGTGRAFVEYRDAFAEFARWNDCIVLCPLFPVSPLGDGNRDGFKQLREGDIRYDEILLDMVAEVGEKFGCDFSRFGLFGYSGGGQFVNRFAYLHPESLWAVSIGAPGSVTLLDPSQDWWVGVRDAQARFGKPIDIEALKQVAVHMIVGKADLETWEITHREGGKFFMPGANSAGNTRPERLESLRRSFEAQGVNAVLDVVENVPHDGLKCVGQVQDFLAAALRKLRHEDN
- a CDS encoding DUF1272 domain-containing protein: MLALRPSCEHCDAALPPDSTAARICSFECTFCAACAEGLLGNVCPNCGGGFAPRPVRPASDRKGGNFLGKYPASTERKHRPADLAAHEALRRSLDGIPPERR
- the norR gene encoding nitric oxide reductase transcriptional regulator NorR; this encodes MQNLLLADLVADLPPAVRLQRLVSSLRTHFRCGAVALLQLEEDHLRPIAVDGLTQDALGRRFAVQQHPRLAAILARRGVTCFHHDSTLPDPYDGLINGMAGEPLPVHDCMGTSLHIEGRPWGVLTLDALEVGTFDAEAQSDLRDYIVLLEAALRTTRLEAEIRALRVARGAEPADSAVADNNEILGQSEAIGRLLHEIQVVADSELPILLLGETGVGKELFAHRVHRLSRRRDKPLVHVNCAALPESLAESELFGHAKGAFSGAVADRPGRFEAANGGTLFLDEVGELPLLVQAKLLRTLQNGEIQRLGDDRPRRVDVRILAATNRSLRDLVRAGDFRADLYHRLSVYPIPIPPLRDRGNDVLLLAGRYLELNRARLGLRSLRLSPEAEDMLRRYRWPGNVRELEHVISRAAIKAVSHGATRNEIVTLGAKLLDLSDGDMPVASPQDDTDEPAAAGPDQTLRVAVDACQRQAIRRALQTHQGNWAHAARALGVDASNLHKLARRIGLKS
- a CDS encoding tripartite tricarboxylate transporter substrate binding protein — protein: MMKQRWRSVIAAAALCAAAGAAWGQGYPDRPVRLIVPFPPGGSVDYVARNIAPVLSQKLGQTVVVDNKGGASGTIGTAELARAPADGYTLMLAFDSHAVNGSLYKNLSYDTIKSFDYISLIGTMPAVLLTAKKTGITTLQQFLDYARAHPGQVNYGSSGVGGSNHLNLAALAARTDIKVTHVPYRGGGPMFNAVLGGEVDVVIASLPTIVGFVQGGRLNALAIGSAQPAPALPDVPPIATQVPGFEAYSWVGMLAPAGLPPEVRKRVQQALRDTLATPQVKDSMEQGGFNIVSSTPEEFQQRVQAESQRWGKLIQDTGIKIE
- the ytfE gene encoding iron-sulfur cluster repair protein YtfE; this translates as MSMVEQSLGQLARSIPGATQVFHEYQLDFCCGGKKSLAEAAAQRSLDAAQIEARLIELARSPSQETDWGLASPAELVDHILARYHEVHRQQLPELIRLALKVEQVHADSPDCPTGLADHLRVMQQELESHMQKEEQVLFPMLARGHGAMAGMPIMVMRAEHDDHGVALERLLALTHDITLPRAACNTWRALYLGLRTFKEDLMAHIHLENNILFENAASPAAHARS
- the acuI gene encoding acrylyl-CoA reductase (NADPH) — protein: MHREEAMPYQALKLTRGEDGGTQARLAQVAKDELPEGEVLVEVAYSSLNYKDALAITGKSPVVRSFPMVPGIDFAGTVRRSADPRFKPGDAVLLNGWGLGETRWGGLAQAARVPADWLLPLPAGLDARQAMAIGTAGYTAMLCVMALERHHATPEGGPVLVTGANGGVGTVAIALLAGKGYTVTASTGRPQEADYLRGLGASGILDRAALSAPGKPLQKEAWAAAVDCVGSHTLANVLAGMRYGAPVAACGLAQGMDLPATVAPFILRGVTLIGVDSVYAPMALRAEAWRRLADELPRGMLEANTQELGLSEIAAAAAPLLEGRIRGRIVVDVNR